One stretch of Bradyrhizobium canariense DNA includes these proteins:
- the fdxH gene encoding formate dehydrogenase subunit beta has translation MADLQSQDYIRRSASTLTPPSVRNHEQEVAKLIDVSRCIGCKACQSACMEWNNLRPEIGYFEGSYDNPMDLSPSVWTLMRFTEWEDEKGNLEWLIRKDGCMHCEDPGCLKACPAPGAIVQYANGIVDFVSDNCIGCGYCVKGCPFDIPRINPVDHKSYKCTLCSDRVGVGLEPACVKACPTGAIMFGTKSDMTDWAGERIKDLKSRGFENAGLYDPPGVSGTHVMYVLHHADKPSIYAGLPDKPRISAFVEFWKGIIKPVALAGLAFTALAGFFHWITAGPNEVQPEDEAEAQRLLHSADGPP, from the coding sequence ATGGCGGATCTCCAATCGCAGGACTACATACGGCGCTCGGCGTCGACGCTGACGCCGCCGTCGGTCCGCAATCACGAACAGGAAGTCGCCAAGCTCATCGATGTCAGCCGCTGCATCGGCTGCAAGGCGTGCCAGTCCGCCTGCATGGAGTGGAACAATCTGCGGCCGGAGATCGGGTACTTCGAAGGCTCCTACGATAACCCGATGGACTTGAGCCCGAGCGTGTGGACGCTGATGCGATTCACCGAATGGGAGGACGAAAAGGGCAACCTCGAATGGCTGATCCGCAAAGACGGCTGCATGCACTGCGAGGACCCTGGTTGCCTGAAGGCCTGTCCGGCTCCCGGCGCGATCGTGCAATACGCCAACGGCATTGTCGATTTCGTCAGCGACAATTGCATCGGCTGCGGTTACTGCGTGAAGGGTTGCCCGTTCGATATTCCCCGCATCAATCCGGTGGATCACAAATCCTACAAATGCACCCTGTGCTCGGACCGGGTCGGCGTTGGTCTCGAGCCGGCTTGCGTCAAGGCTTGTCCGACCGGCGCGATCATGTTCGGCACCAAGAGCGATATGACCGATTGGGCCGGAGAACGGATCAAGGATCTCAAATCCCGCGGTTTCGAGAATGCCGGGCTCTATGATCCGCCGGGCGTGAGCGGCACGCATGTCATGTATGTCCTGCACCACGCGGACAAGCCGTCGATCTATGCGGGTCTTCCCGACAAGCCGCGCATCAGTGCTTTCGTCGAATTCTGGAAGGGCATCATCAAACCGGTGGCGCTGGCGGGTCTCGCGTTTACGGCTCTCGCCGGTTTCTTCCACTGGATCACAGCCGGACCGAACGAAGTACAGCCCGAGGACGAAGCCGAAGCGCAGCGCCTGTTGCATTCAGCGGATGGACCGCCATGA
- the fdnG gene encoding formate dehydrogenase-N subunit alpha, whose protein sequence is MNLTRRGFIKLTGAGLAASSLGALGFGYAGEALAAAVRPFKLTATTETRNTCTYCSVACGILIYSMGDRAKNARSNIIHIEGDPDHPVNRGTLCPKGSALLDVVHAPTRLTAPRHRAPGSNEFKEVSWDFALDRIARLMKDDRDKNFIAKDKAGTTVNRWISTGMLAASASSTETSYATWKVVRSLGMVVFDNQARVUHGPTVASLAPSFGRGAMTNTWQDIKNANVVVVMGGNAAEAHPCGFKWVIEAKIENAAKLVVIDPRFTRTASVADMYAPIRPGTDIAFLSGVIRYLLEKDAIQHEYVRAYTNAGLIVKEEFGFVDGLFSGYNEESRSYDKSSWDYELDEQGFAKVDDTWQNPRCVINLLRTHVERYTPEMVSRICGTPQDKYLQVCEMIATTAAPDKAMTSLFALGWTQHSVGSQNIRTMAMVQLLLGNIGVAGGGMNALRGHSNIQGLTDVGLLSNQMPGYMNLPTDKEETFDEYMQTRQFKPLRPGQISYYQNTRKFFVSFQKAIYGDAARADNDWAYDLLPKLDIPLYDIIKAFEMMDKGEMNGYICQGFNPLQAFPDRGKIRRALGKLKFLVTMDPLDTETSRFWEDFGPQNPSDPARVQTEVFQLPTTCFAEENGSLVNSSRWLQWHWKAADGPGEAQSDIWIMSGIFHRMRELYRKEGGAFPDPILNLTWDYTDPTDPNPEELAKDMNGRALVDLKDATGAVTVHAGKLLDGFAQLRDDGTTTSGCWIFSGCYTEKGNQMARRDATDPREQGIAPNWAWAWPANRRILYNRASADLEGKAWNPKKPIIEWNGTEWTGLDVPDYTPTTKPSDAVGPFIMNAEGLGRLFARDLMVEGPFPEHYEPFESPSENVLHPKVRSNPAARVFADDMAAFGKAADYPYVATTYRLTEHFHFWTKHALINAILQPEEFVEIGEVLAKEKGIAQGGWVRVSSKRGFVVCKAYVTKRIRPMAVNGNSTHVIGVPLHWGFTGQARKGYGANTLTPSVGDANTQTPEFKAFLVNVEATSAPVA, encoded by the coding sequence ATGAACCTGACTCGTCGAGGCTTCATTAAACTCACGGGGGCAGGACTGGCGGCGTCCAGCCTTGGTGCTCTCGGATTTGGCTACGCCGGTGAGGCGCTTGCCGCCGCGGTTCGGCCATTCAAGCTGACCGCGACGACCGAGACCCGCAACACCTGCACTTATTGCTCCGTCGCCTGCGGCATTCTCATCTACAGCATGGGCGACCGTGCGAAGAACGCCCGGTCCAACATCATCCACATTGAGGGCGATCCGGACCATCCGGTCAATCGCGGGACGCTATGCCCCAAAGGCTCCGCGTTGCTCGATGTCGTCCATGCGCCGACCCGGCTCACGGCTCCGCGGCACCGTGCGCCCGGAAGCAACGAATTCAAGGAAGTCTCCTGGGATTTCGCGCTCGACCGCATCGCGCGGCTGATGAAGGACGATCGCGACAAGAATTTCATCGCCAAGGACAAGGCCGGTACCACGGTCAATCGATGGATCAGCACAGGCATGCTGGCGGCGTCCGCCTCTTCCACCGAAACGTCCTATGCGACCTGGAAGGTCGTGCGCTCGCTCGGCATGGTGGTGTTCGACAACCAGGCGCGTGTCTGACACGGACCGACGGTGGCCAGTTTGGCCCCATCATTCGGTCGCGGTGCAATGACCAACACCTGGCAGGACATCAAGAATGCCAATGTGGTCGTCGTCATGGGCGGCAATGCCGCCGAAGCGCATCCATGTGGCTTCAAATGGGTGATTGAGGCGAAGATCGAAAATGCCGCCAAGCTGGTAGTGATCGATCCGCGTTTCACGCGCACCGCTTCGGTCGCCGACATGTACGCGCCGATACGACCCGGAACGGATATCGCGTTTCTTAGCGGAGTGATCCGCTATCTGCTGGAAAAGGATGCGATCCAGCACGAATACGTGCGGGCCTACACCAATGCCGGGCTGATCGTGAAGGAGGAGTTCGGCTTCGTCGACGGGCTGTTCAGCGGCTACAACGAGGAAAGCCGCAGCTACGACAAATCGAGCTGGGACTACGAACTCGATGAGCAGGGTTTTGCCAAGGTAGACGACACCTGGCAGAACCCGCGTTGCGTCATCAACCTGCTGCGCACGCATGTCGAGCGGTATACGCCCGAAATGGTGTCGCGCATCTGCGGCACGCCGCAGGACAAATATCTGCAGGTTTGCGAAATGATCGCCACGACGGCAGCGCCCGACAAGGCGATGACGAGCCTGTTCGCACTTGGCTGGACGCAACATTCGGTCGGCTCTCAGAACATCCGTACGATGGCGATGGTCCAATTGCTGCTCGGCAACATCGGCGTGGCCGGCGGCGGGATGAACGCCCTGCGCGGCCATTCGAACATCCAGGGACTGACCGACGTCGGCCTGCTGTCGAACCAGATGCCCGGATACATGAACTTGCCGACCGACAAGGAGGAGACATTCGACGAGTACATGCAAACGCGGCAGTTCAAGCCGCTACGTCCGGGCCAGATCAGCTATTATCAGAACACCCGCAAGTTCTTCGTCAGTTTCCAGAAGGCGATTTATGGCGACGCCGCGCGGGCGGACAACGACTGGGCCTACGACTTGCTGCCGAAGCTCGATATCCCGCTCTACGACATCATCAAGGCGTTCGAGATGATGGATAAAGGTGAGATGAACGGCTACATCTGTCAGGGCTTCAACCCGTTGCAGGCCTTTCCCGACCGAGGAAAGATCCGCCGTGCGCTCGGGAAGCTGAAGTTCCTGGTCACCATGGATCCGCTGGATACGGAAACTTCGCGCTTCTGGGAAGATTTCGGTCCGCAAAATCCATCCGATCCGGCCCGCGTTCAGACCGAAGTCTTCCAATTGCCGACGACGTGCTTTGCCGAGGAGAACGGCTCGCTGGTCAATTCATCCCGCTGGCTGCAATGGCACTGGAAGGCGGCTGACGGGCCGGGTGAGGCGCAGTCCGACATCTGGATCATGAGCGGAATCTTCCACCGGATGCGCGAACTGTATCGCAAGGAAGGTGGTGCGTTCCCCGATCCGATCCTGAATCTGACCTGGGATTACACCGACCCGACCGATCCCAATCCGGAAGAACTGGCCAAGGATATGAACGGCCGGGCGCTGGTCGATCTCAAGGACGCAACCGGTGCGGTGACAGTGCATGCCGGGAAGCTGCTCGATGGCTTTGCCCAGTTGCGGGATGACGGCACGACCACATCCGGCTGCTGGATCTTCTCGGGCTGCTATACCGAGAAGGGTAACCAGATGGCGCGGCGTGACGCGACCGATCCGCGCGAGCAGGGCATCGCGCCGAACTGGGCCTGGGCATGGCCGGCCAACCGGCGAATTCTCTACAATCGCGCCAGCGCCGATCTCGAGGGCAAGGCCTGGAATCCGAAGAAGCCGATCATCGAATGGAATGGCACCGAGTGGACCGGCCTCGACGTGCCTGACTATACGCCAACGACGAAGCCGTCCGATGCAGTCGGTCCTTTCATCATGAACGCCGAGGGCCTCGGGCGGCTGTTCGCTCGCGATCTGATGGTGGAGGGGCCATTTCCCGAGCATTACGAACCGTTCGAATCGCCATCGGAGAATGTCCTGCATCCGAAGGTTCGCTCTAATCCGGCCGCGCGCGTCTTCGCCGACGACATGGCTGCATTCGGCAAAGCGGCCGATTATCCTTACGTGGCGACCACTTACCGGCTGACCGAACATTTTCACTTCTGGACCAAGCATGCCCTGATCAACGCGATCCTGCAGCCGGAGGAATTCGTCGAGATCGGCGAAGTCCTGGCAAAGGAGAAGGGGATTGCCCAAGGCGGCTGGGTGCGTGTCTCGTCGAAGCGCGGCTTTGTGGTGTGCAAGGCCTACGTCACCAAGCGCATCCGTCCCATGGCAGTGAATGGCAATTCCACACATGTGATCGGCGTGCCCCTGCATTGGGGTTTTACCGGTCAGGCGCGGAAGGGATATGGCGCCAACACGCTGACCCCGTCCGTGGGAGACGCCAATACGCAAACGCCGGAGTTCAAGGCGTTCCTGGTCAATGTCGAAGCGACGAGCGCCCCCGTGGCTTGA
- a CDS encoding formate dehydrogenase subunit gamma codes for MTYPKGTIIRYSAASRINHWITGGCFVLLVLSGLSMFHPMLFFLSALFGGGQWTRAVHPWIGTVLLVSYTGLIIQFWRDELWTRDDLAWSKAIAHVLVNEEEGVPEVARFNAGQKFVFWAMALLVPVLFFTGLVIWEVYFSSYTTIEQQRIALLIHSLAAIGAIIVWIIHVYSGIWIRGSMRAMMHGYATPGWAYRHHRKWFRQLVEIGSRGPVPNTDAAPMRKNS; via the coding sequence ATGACATATCCCAAGGGAACCATCATCCGTTATTCAGCCGCGAGCCGGATCAACCACTGGATCACCGGCGGCTGTTTTGTGCTTCTGGTGTTGTCCGGGCTTTCGATGTTCCACCCGATGCTGTTCTTTCTTTCGGCATTGTTCGGTGGCGGCCAATGGACGCGCGCCGTTCATCCCTGGATCGGAACGGTACTGTTGGTCAGTTATACCGGTCTCATCATTCAGTTCTGGCGCGACGAACTATGGACGCGTGACGATCTCGCGTGGAGCAAGGCCATCGCCCACGTTCTCGTCAATGAGGAAGAGGGGGTTCCGGAAGTGGCGCGTTTCAACGCCGGCCAGAAGTTTGTGTTCTGGGCCATGGCTCTCCTGGTACCGGTGCTTTTCTTCACCGGTCTTGTCATATGGGAAGTCTATTTTTCATCCTACACGACAATCGAACAGCAGCGGATCGCCTTGCTGATTCATAGTCTGGCGGCCATCGGAGCCATTATCGTGTGGATCATCCATGTTTACTCCGGTATCTGGATCAGAGGCTCGATGCGGGCGATGATGCATGGCTATGCAACGCCGGGTTGGGCCTACCGGCACCATCGCAAATGGTTTCGGCAGTTGGTCGAAATCGGATCGCGGGGTCCGGTGCCGAACACCGATGCTGCGCCGATGAGGAAGAATTCGTGA